A genomic region of Xiphophorus couchianus chromosome 9, X_couchianus-1.0, whole genome shotgun sequence contains the following coding sequences:
- the dipk1ab gene encoding divergent protein kinase domain 1A isoform X1: MAKGPFPWGVLRKPLYVQARFSYLHMKYLFFSWLAVFVGSWIVYVRYSSYTELCRGHDCKNSICDKYRKGVIDGTACSSLCEKETLYLEKCFTAKPNNQVYSGNWGDLQGVIKCQMEEAPHYDLGGEMEPRKEAAPVAFNKPTKGTSVEKFREMIISHLKAKVGDQANLADLATQVLSFTDSNKDGHISLPEARSTWALLQLNEFLLALVLQERDHTPKLLGFCGDLYMMEKVPYSPLYGISLPWIVELWIPAGLRRSMEQWFTPSWPHKAKISIGLLELVEDIFHGTYGSFLMCDVRTTTFGYNERYDFKVVDARYIIPEATFQERFRQQRCNVDEDCLYGTDCLTSCDLTKHRCTPEVTRPNLAKVCDTLKNYIVRGAPSDLSDELEKQLYACMALKGSAEQMEIEHSLILNNLKTLLWKKISHTKDS; this comes from the exons ATGGCCAAAGGTCCGTTTCCATGGGGGGTCCTCAGAAAGCCTCTGTATGTCCAG GCCAGATTCTCCTACCTACACATGAAGTACCTGTTCTTCTCCTGGCTGGCTGTGTTCGTAGGAAGCTGGATCGTGTACGTGCGGTACTCGTCCTATACAGAGCTCTGTCGAGGGCACGACTGCAAAAATTCCATC TGTGACAAATACAGGAAAGGAGTCATCGATGGCACAGCCTGCAGCAGCCTGTGTGAGAAGGAAACACTTTACCTGGAGAAGTGCTTCACTGCCAAACCTAACAACCAG GTTTACTCAGGAAACTGGGGAGATTTACAAGGAGTCATTAAGTGCCAGATGGAGGAGGCACCCCATTATGATCTTGGAGGCGAGATGGAGCCTAGAAAAGAGGCTGCTCCCGTTGCTTTCAACAAACCCACAAAGGGAACCTCAGTGGAAAAGTTCAGAGAGATGATAATCAGCCATCTGAAG GCAAAAGTCGGGGATCAAGCCAATCTCGCAGACCTGGCAACCCAGGTATTGTCCTTTACAGATTCCAATAAAGACGGCCATATCTCGCTGCCAGAGGCTCGCTCCACCTGGGCCCTGCTGCAGCTCAACGAGTTCCTGTTGGCGCTCGTCCTGCAGGAACGAGATCACACACCCAAGCTGCTCGGCTTCTGTGGAGATCTGTACATGATGGAGAAGGTTCCCTACTCTCCCCTGTACGGCATCAGCCTGCCTTGGATCGTTGAGCTGTGGATTCCTGCAGGTCTGCGGCGCAGCATGGAGCAGTGGTTCACCCCCTCGTGGCCCCACAAGGCCAAGATCTCCATTGGCCTGCTAGAACTAGTCGAGGACATTTTCCACGGCACCTATGGAAGCTTCCTCATGTGTGATGTGAGGACTACCACCTTTGGCTACAACGAGCGGTATGACTTTAAGGTCGTCGATGCCCGATACATCATCCCTGAAGCCACCTTCCAGGAAAGATTCAGACAGCAGCGTTGCAACGTAGACGAGGACTGTCTGTATGGGACCGACTGCCTCACTAGCTGCGACCTCACCAAGCATCGCTGCACACCTGAGGTCACCAGGCCAAACTTGGCAAAAGTCTGTGACACCCTTAAGAATTACATCGTAAGAGGAGCACCGTCTGACCTAAGTGATGAGCTTGAGAAACAGCTCTATGCTTGTATGGCACTGAAAGGTTCGGCAGAACAGATGGAGATTGAGCACTCCCTCATTCTGAACAATCTTAAGACTCTACTGTGGAAGAAGATCTCCCATACAAAAGACTCCTAA
- the dipk1ab gene encoding divergent protein kinase domain 1A isoform X2, whose product MISFCFSRRYIFKARFSYLHMKYLFFSWLAVFVGSWIVYVRYSSYTELCRGHDCKNSICDKYRKGVIDGTACSSLCEKETLYLEKCFTAKPNNQVYSGNWGDLQGVIKCQMEEAPHYDLGGEMEPRKEAAPVAFNKPTKGTSVEKFREMIISHLKAKVGDQANLADLATQVLSFTDSNKDGHISLPEARSTWALLQLNEFLLALVLQERDHTPKLLGFCGDLYMMEKVPYSPLYGISLPWIVELWIPAGLRRSMEQWFTPSWPHKAKISIGLLELVEDIFHGTYGSFLMCDVRTTTFGYNERYDFKVVDARYIIPEATFQERFRQQRCNVDEDCLYGTDCLTSCDLTKHRCTPEVTRPNLAKVCDTLKNYIVRGAPSDLSDELEKQLYACMALKGSAEQMEIEHSLILNNLKTLLWKKISHTKDS is encoded by the exons ATGATCAGTTTTTGCTTCAGCAGGCGATATATATTTAAG GCCAGATTCTCCTACCTACACATGAAGTACCTGTTCTTCTCCTGGCTGGCTGTGTTCGTAGGAAGCTGGATCGTGTACGTGCGGTACTCGTCCTATACAGAGCTCTGTCGAGGGCACGACTGCAAAAATTCCATC TGTGACAAATACAGGAAAGGAGTCATCGATGGCACAGCCTGCAGCAGCCTGTGTGAGAAGGAAACACTTTACCTGGAGAAGTGCTTCACTGCCAAACCTAACAACCAG GTTTACTCAGGAAACTGGGGAGATTTACAAGGAGTCATTAAGTGCCAGATGGAGGAGGCACCCCATTATGATCTTGGAGGCGAGATGGAGCCTAGAAAAGAGGCTGCTCCCGTTGCTTTCAACAAACCCACAAAGGGAACCTCAGTGGAAAAGTTCAGAGAGATGATAATCAGCCATCTGAAG GCAAAAGTCGGGGATCAAGCCAATCTCGCAGACCTGGCAACCCAGGTATTGTCCTTTACAGATTCCAATAAAGACGGCCATATCTCGCTGCCAGAGGCTCGCTCCACCTGGGCCCTGCTGCAGCTCAACGAGTTCCTGTTGGCGCTCGTCCTGCAGGAACGAGATCACACACCCAAGCTGCTCGGCTTCTGTGGAGATCTGTACATGATGGAGAAGGTTCCCTACTCTCCCCTGTACGGCATCAGCCTGCCTTGGATCGTTGAGCTGTGGATTCCTGCAGGTCTGCGGCGCAGCATGGAGCAGTGGTTCACCCCCTCGTGGCCCCACAAGGCCAAGATCTCCATTGGCCTGCTAGAACTAGTCGAGGACATTTTCCACGGCACCTATGGAAGCTTCCTCATGTGTGATGTGAGGACTACCACCTTTGGCTACAACGAGCGGTATGACTTTAAGGTCGTCGATGCCCGATACATCATCCCTGAAGCCACCTTCCAGGAAAGATTCAGACAGCAGCGTTGCAACGTAGACGAGGACTGTCTGTATGGGACCGACTGCCTCACTAGCTGCGACCTCACCAAGCATCGCTGCACACCTGAGGTCACCAGGCCAAACTTGGCAAAAGTCTGTGACACCCTTAAGAATTACATCGTAAGAGGAGCACCGTCTGACCTAAGTGATGAGCTTGAGAAACAGCTCTATGCTTGTATGGCACTGAAAGGTTCGGCAGAACAGATGGAGATTGAGCACTCCCTCATTCTGAACAATCTTAAGACTCTACTGTGGAAGAAGATCTCCCATACAAAAGACTCCTAA